The Fictibacillus phosphorivorans genomic sequence TACAAACAATCCCTCAAATAATGGCACACCAAAAAATTGCATGATCACGCTTAAATAACGGTGACCCATCTCCATTGCTGCTGCAGGTCCTTCTGAATAAATACCACCGCTAGCCTGGATATGTAAGGCTTTCTTGTTCGTTAAAAGGCCAACGGGTCCCTGCTCCGTATACTTAAACGTTTTTCCTGCCACAGCAACTGAATCGATGTACGCTTTCATAACAGGTGGGAACGAAAAATTCCACATAGGCGTTACGAATATATATTTATCTGCAGAAATAAACTGCTCACAAAGCTCTGATAGTCTTCCTACTTTCGATTTTTCTTCAGAAGACAGCTCCTCAAATCCTTTACCAGATTGCAGTTTCCCCCATCCACTAAATACATCAAGGTCGATGTGAGGAATTTTCTCTTTATACAGATCCACGTGAATCCATTCATCATCCGGGTTAACTTTCTTGTATTCATCCATGAATGCTTTACCTACAGCCATGCTGTAAGAACCTTTATCATCATGAGGATGTGCTGTAATATATAATACCTTTGTCATGTAATTCTACACTGCCTTTCAGTTTTTTTTTTTCTAAATTACCGTTGCTTTTGAATGTTCTTTTCACTTCTATGCAAGTGGATTGGAGCGGAAGGTTGCCGACTCCTATGGGACGAGCGAGCACTCTGAAATGTGGAAGTGGCTCGTTCAGCCCCGACCAGCAAAAGGTGAATGGGCGAGGAAGGTGCCTTTTACCTTCTTGACCGTTAAACTTTTGACCTCGAGGGGCTAGCCATTGCAACTAGACAGGTGAGACCCTTAATGGCGCATGGCGGCAAGGGGCTCACCGGTCGCCCCATGGAAAGCGAGCAACCTGGAGCGGAAATCAACGACTTTCAATGAACTGCGATCACGAATGATCATAAGGATTACCAGCAATGTTTGCCCTCGCTTCATCCGTTAAAAGAAACGGCTCTTGCAAAGTATCATCATTGACAACTTCATGGTTTAAAAGACTTCCATCAAAATGAATCGGTTTATCTTCATTCATCTAAACATTCACCTCCAACAGAGATAGTTTAAACGGTTGTTTAATATTTGATTCATTACTCATTCGATAAAAATAAAAAAAGCTATCTGCACAAAACAGATAGCCATAGCAAAAGATATGAATATTAGTAGCGTTGTCCGCCTAAAGCTTGTGCTACAAGACGCTTAGTGATTTCTCCACCTACAGATCCGTTTGCACGTGACGTAGTGTCTGGTCCAAGGTTTACACCGAACTCAGAAGCGATCTCATACTTCATTTGATCAAGAGCTCCTTGAGCTCCAGGTACTGATAATTGGTTGCTGTTGTTTTTAGCCATTCTATTCACCTCCCTTTCTTTTCTAATCTTAGAATCCCACTAACTTACAATCTTATTCATAACCTTATAAAATTTTTTTCAATGTTTCATTAGGTGCATGTGTATTTTCTGTTTCAAAAGTGATTTGATACGGTTTGTCCAAACACTTTAGACAAGTCTGCATAAGATAATGGAGAAGAGAGGATACACCGAATATTCTCTTTTCGGAAGTTCTATATGGGGGGAATTCATCGTGAGTTTCATTAGTATCTTAAACGGGGTTTTATCTTCTAAAAAACGTGCTAAAAGCAAGAAAAACAAGAAGAGAATCGGCTAACCCAATCAATTACAGCCACAAAAAAGCTAGCCTTATGGTTAGCTTTTTTTGTTGAAAGTCGGTAGTTGAACTTAAGCAAAAATTTGTGAATCTCACCCAGTTCGGATAGACTAATGTTGCTAATACCAGAGCATATTTGAAAGTGAAAAATGAGGCAGAACTTCATTCTTCTTTAGGAGGATTCATTCGTGACACATATTTTAATTGTTGATGACGATAAAAATATACTGGAGCTTCTGCACTATCAACTTAAAGATGCTGGATATCAAGTCTCTCAAGCTAAAGATGGAATAGAAGCTTTAGACATCTTGCGCCTTAAACGGTTTCATCTCGCTGTAGTTGATGTGATGATGCCCTATATGGACGGGTTTGCCTTAACAAAAGAAATACGAGAAAAATACGACATCCCTGTTATCTTACTAACTTCCAAAAACCAAATTGAAGACAAAGAACAAGGCTATCTATCAGGAACAGATGATTACCTAGTAAAACCATTCGAAGCGAAAGAATTACTCTTTCGAATGAAAGCTCTATTAAGACGTTACGATAAAAACCAGGGTGTTGAATCCGTGATTAGCATAGGACATACAACCGTAAACAAAAAAAGCTATGAGGTTCATATTAACGACCGAACGATTCTATTACCACTGAAAGAATTTGAACTGCTTTATTTTTTTATCTCTAATCCTATGCAGGCTTTCACACGGGATCAACTCATCCAACATATTTGGGGTATGGATTATGAAGGTGACGAACGCACGGTAGATGTACATGTAAAGAGGTTAAGAGAACGGTTTTCGAAACTGACTGATGACTTTCAAATCAAAACGGTCCGTGGAGTGGGTTATTTATTGGAGGTTAAAAAATGAAGTCGCTGTATACCAAATTTGTCGTGATAACAATAGGGATCATGCTTTTAAGCGGTGTTTTAGCCTTTATTGCTTCCAATACATACTATCAGCAAAAATTAAAACCAGCTAACGATCAAAAAAATACAGATATTGCCCTTGAGATGGCTTACTTTGTGGAAAAACACCCTACTATCAACCTAAATGATTACTTGAAGAACCTATCTACGATCGGATATCAAATCTACCTTGTTGAGAGATCCGGAAACGAAACGTTCTTCGGTGCAAAATTTCGTAATACCGAACTTCCCTCTGCAACGAAAGAGCGTGTTCTAAAGGGTGAGATCTATCATGGAATGCTTCATTTTCCAAAACAAACGTTTGTAACGGGATTTTTTGCAAACGAACTAAGTAATTCGATTGGTGTTCCTCTAACACATCAGGGGAAAAAGTATGCTCTATTTATTCGACCTGATATTAAACTCCTCTTCAATGAGATGCATGTGCTTTTCGGCTGGCTGTTTGGTCTAATGATCGTGCTCAGCATACTGATGGTAATCGTAAGTACAAAATATTTAGTAAGACCGATCTCTAAATTGACCACTGCAACAAAGTCACTCTCACATGGAAACTTTTTTGTTGAACTCGATACGAAACGTCGTGATGAACTTGGCGTACTCTCTCATAGTTTTCAGCAGATGGCTCGAAAACTAGAACAGTCAGATGAGATGCGAAAAGAATTCATCTCTAATATTTCTCATGATATCCAGTCTCCACTGTCTAATATAAAAGGATACACCAACCTGTTAGAAAAAGAAGGATTGAGTTCAAATGATCGTCTCCAATACATCTCTGTTATAAATGGTGAGATCAGTAGACTCTCGAACTTAACGAAGCAATTATTACTTCTTGCCTCACTGGATCGAAACGAAGATATTTTAAAGAAAAAACCGTACAATGTTTCACAACAGATTAAAGAACTGATTCGAAATTATCAATGGTTGATCAATGAGAAAGAAATTATGCTCAGCTACTCCTTACCCGATACCATATTTTTTGGAGATTCTTCTCTATTAAACAACGTATGGGACAACCTTCTAACAAATGCCATCAAGTATAATAACCATGAAGGAAGCATTGAAATATCTGTTGAAAAAAGAGAGAAATCAATCTATATTACCTTTAAAGATACGGGTATAGGTATGAATGAAGAAGAAGTAGAGAGAATCTTCGACCGCTTTTATCGAGCAGATGTGGCTCGGTCGAAAACAGTTGAGGGTACCGGACTTGGTCTATCGATCGTAGCTACTATTGTAAAACTGCATGGTGGAAAAACGGTTGTAAAAAGTAAGAAAAACGAAGGAACTACGGTTTCTGTTGAGCTTCCTATCGATTAATTACTTAATTTTAAATTTGCCAGGCATTCTCAATGAAGAACTCATTGATGATGCCTGTTTTTTATGCGCCTCTTCCCTCCTCCCCGCTATTTTGTAACGTGTTATTCATTCTCCGTTCATAAAAGGATTCTAAACTAAGAATGTAAAATGATTGGAGGAGAGATGTTATGAGCATCGCATGGAAAGAAATCAAAAAAAATAAAATGAAGTTTTTCATATTAGGTTCCATCATCTTTCTCGTTAGTTTATTGACGTTTATCATTTCTGGTTTAGCCAATGGATTATCACAAGATAACGCTGCTTTAATTAAAGATTTGCCGAACGGACAGTTTTATATAAATCGTGACGCTGAAGAAAATTACAACCTTTCACGGATTGATAAGAGCATTCAAGAACAAGTGATTAGCAAACAAAAAGATGCGGTTGCATTCTCTATACAGATGGGCTTTTTAAACGATGAGAGTGATAAACAACGGAGTGTTGCATTTGTTGCCTCTACCGATTCAAAATTATTTGAATCCGTGGCTCCCGGAGAAATCGTTTTGGACCGCTCATTAGAGAAAGAAGGCATTGACGTTGGCGACACCTTAACATATAAACCATTTAATAAAACGCTTGTTGTTAAGGATTTTGTTGACCAAAAAAAGTTCAGTCATGCTCCTGTGGCTTACCTGAATATTGAAGATTACAAGAACATGTATCGTTCTGAAGAGATGCAGCTTCTTTTCATACCAGGTGCGGATGAAACACAAAATTTCAAAGAGCTGCAATCATTTTCAAATAATGATTTTCTTAACACCATTCCAAGTTACAGTGCCGAACAAATGTCTTTGAATATGATCGTATGGTTTCTGATCGTAATCAGTGGAATGCTGTTCGCCATATTCTTCTATATGTTGAACGTCCAGAAAATCGGACTATACGGAATCTTAAAAGCAATCGGAGTTAAAACGAGCGATCTGTTTAAAATGATGTGGACACAAATGCTATACATCACCATCCTATCTCTGACTCTTTCTATTATTTGTAGCCAGCTATTCAAAGAAATTGCACCTGAAGATATGCCTTATCAGTTAACAAACGAAACCACATTACAATTGTCGATCGTCTTCCTCGTGATTGGATTTATTGGAGCTACTCTATCTGGATTACAAATGAAAAAAGTTGAACCTTTACAAGCCATACAACAAGGAGAGGTTTAATATGGATATCTTTACGATTGAAGAATTAAGGAAGACATTTAGAAATGGTGACGTGAAAGAAGAGGTTTTAAAAGGAGTGAACCTGACGCTTAAGAAGGGAGAAATTACAGCGTTAGTCGGCCCATCAGGTTCAGGTAAGAGTACCCTGCTAACCATCGCTGCAGGGTTACAGCCCGCATCTGACGGAAAACTTTTATTCGATGAACATAATTTAACTTCTATGTCGGCAGAGGAAATGCGCAGCATCAGAGCCAAGAAATTCGGTTTTGTTTTTCAATTTGCACACCTTGTCCCTTTTCTAACCGTTGAGGAGCAATTGGACCTCATGCTGGACGTATCTGAAGTGAAAATGACGAAAGAAAATCGACAACAAGAAATCGATTTTATAATAGAACGCGTTGGATTATCTCATCGGAAAAAGGCTTATCCAGCTTCATTATCTGGTGGAGAAAAACAACGCGTCGCCATCGCACGCGCGATTATTCATAAGCCCCAAGTTCTATTTGCCGATGAACCCACGGCAAGTCTGGATTCAAAGAAATCAAAAGAAATCATGTCACTTCTACGTGACTTAACGAAAACGCTAAGCATTACGACTCTAATGGTCACTCATGACGAAGAGATGCTTTCTTATGTGGACCATGTAGTTAAAATGAGCGATGGTTTGATTGTGTAGAAGAAGTTAGAGAGCTATGGATTTGTTTGTTCATAGCTCTTAAAACGTTTAGAGGGTATTTTTGAGAAGGAGGAAAATATCACTCGCACACAAATAAGACTTTCTTCTAGATTCCTTCTGGAAAACGAAAGATCGTATAATTCTTTTTCCAGATATCGCTGTTAACAATAATAT encodes the following:
- a CDS encoding FMN-dependent NADH-azoreductase produces the protein MTKVLYITAHPHDDKGSYSMAVGKAFMDEYKKVNPDDEWIHVDLYKEKIPHIDLDVFSGWGKLQSGKGFEELSSEEKSKVGRLSELCEQFISADKYIFVTPMWNFSFPPVMKAYIDSVAVAGKTFKYTEQGPVGLLTNKKALHIQASGGIYSEGPAAAMEMGHRYLSVIMQFFGVPLFEGLFVEGHAAMPDKADEIKEKAIARAKDSAHTF
- a CDS encoding alpha/beta-type small acid-soluble spore protein; protein product: MAKNNSNQLSVPGAQGALDQMKYEIASEFGVNLGPDTTSRANGSVGGEITKRLVAQALGGQRY
- a CDS encoding response regulator transcription factor — protein: MTHILIVDDDKNILELLHYQLKDAGYQVSQAKDGIEALDILRLKRFHLAVVDVMMPYMDGFALTKEIREKYDIPVILLTSKNQIEDKEQGYLSGTDDYLVKPFEAKELLFRMKALLRRYDKNQGVESVISIGHTTVNKKSYEVHINDRTILLPLKEFELLYFFISNPMQAFTRDQLIQHIWGMDYEGDERTVDVHVKRLRERFSKLTDDFQIKTVRGVGYLLEVKK
- a CDS encoding sensor histidine kinase — its product is MKSLYTKFVVITIGIMLLSGVLAFIASNTYYQQKLKPANDQKNTDIALEMAYFVEKHPTINLNDYLKNLSTIGYQIYLVERSGNETFFGAKFRNTELPSATKERVLKGEIYHGMLHFPKQTFVTGFFANELSNSIGVPLTHQGKKYALFIRPDIKLLFNEMHVLFGWLFGLMIVLSILMVIVSTKYLVRPISKLTTATKSLSHGNFFVELDTKRRDELGVLSHSFQQMARKLEQSDEMRKEFISNISHDIQSPLSNIKGYTNLLEKEGLSSNDRLQYISVINGEISRLSNLTKQLLLLASLDRNEDILKKKPYNVSQQIKELIRNYQWLINEKEIMLSYSLPDTIFFGDSSLLNNVWDNLLTNAIKYNNHEGSIEISVEKREKSIYITFKDTGIGMNEEEVERIFDRFYRADVARSKTVEGTGLGLSIVATIVKLHGGKTVVKSKKNEGTTVSVELPID
- a CDS encoding ABC transporter permease, with the protein product MSIAWKEIKKNKMKFFILGSIIFLVSLLTFIISGLANGLSQDNAALIKDLPNGQFYINRDAEENYNLSRIDKSIQEQVISKQKDAVAFSIQMGFLNDESDKQRSVAFVASTDSKLFESVAPGEIVLDRSLEKEGIDVGDTLTYKPFNKTLVVKDFVDQKKFSHAPVAYLNIEDYKNMYRSEEMQLLFIPGADETQNFKELQSFSNNDFLNTIPSYSAEQMSLNMIVWFLIVISGMLFAIFFYMLNVQKIGLYGILKAIGVKTSDLFKMMWTQMLYITILSLTLSIICSQLFKEIAPEDMPYQLTNETTLQLSIVFLVIGFIGATLSGLQMKKVEPLQAIQQGEV
- a CDS encoding ABC transporter ATP-binding protein, with translation MDIFTIEELRKTFRNGDVKEEVLKGVNLTLKKGEITALVGPSGSGKSTLLTIAAGLQPASDGKLLFDEHNLTSMSAEEMRSIRAKKFGFVFQFAHLVPFLTVEEQLDLMLDVSEVKMTKENRQQEIDFIIERVGLSHRKKAYPASLSGGEKQRVAIARAIIHKPQVLFADEPTASLDSKKSKEIMSLLRDLTKTLSITTLMVTHDEEMLSYVDHVVKMSDGLIV